In the Solanum pennellii chromosome 5, SPENNV200 genome, one interval contains:
- the LOC107019972 gene encoding uncharacterized protein LOC107019972: MGKKHLSSIANDVIHSCAMRLGTSVDELVHEFEDGWDPKTGCYSTKLVEFCCSKALTDVCSKLEEALVDGSFSRITFDMMLAWQMPSSADEERHSECVAKEKEDRKVTCKLPREQDDISLFYSDVMPLLVDNEPGVGEDAFLWMGTLVHLVADIVNGRFTFETLTASTENRLHYPAYDMFLKEIEKCVKHLQTQTTPTGMEMADDEFILHVEGTASSQRVVRHIGGTSWPGRLTLTNYALYFEASGVLSYKEAIKLDLSKDCEQSVKTAATGPWGAPLFDKALVYESSELQEGVVIEFPEITSSTRRDHWLSLVKEIMLLHRFLRKFKIDSPLESWEMHARTILGIIRLHAAREMLRISPPGPKNFLIFDLLDELPKGDYVLKELAESLKKVDTRHPCSASSILRSLNVSQMFVPSVELKEIQKDINDVPTSPVQVDHVSSLGSAIDQSREEAKEIQKAKATVEDLKDEGIGNSVQVLMGLIKPLKKLVPYVQEAFTWERPLSSTILVVTTMVVIYNEWVGKAIAALLLGIVATMIWARRRRIPDKVDRIVIYTGSDQTTMESIVSAQLGLRSVYDLIRTFNVTILKIWSVLVSKAPKHADMVMVALVVAAVILAVVPFKFILMALTSYGFVAASKIGKNKQNEKGNRRLQEWWDSIPVVPVDIVDKIDPNT, encoded by the exons atgGGAAAGAAGCATCTATCTTCCATTGCCAACGATGTTATTCATTCATGTGCTAT GAGGTTGGGCACCTCTGTAGATGAATTAGTGCATGAATTTGAGGATGGATGGGATCCTAAAACGGGGTGTTATTCAACGAAGTTGGTGGAATTTTGCTGTTCTAAGGCCCTCACTGATGTATGCAGTAAGTTGGAAGAGGCGTTAGTCGACGGTTCGTTTAGTCGGATCACGTTCGACATGATGCTAGCATGGCAAATGCCAAGTTCAGCTGATGAAGAGAGGCATTCA GAGTGCGTggcaaaagaaaaagaagataggAAAGTAACTTGTAAGTTGCCTCGAGAACAAGATGACATTTCGTTGTTCTACTCAGATGTCATGCCGCTCCTT GTTGATAATGAACCAGGTGTTGGAGAGGATGCGTTCTTGTGGATGGGGACGCTTGTACATTTAGTAGCTGATATTGTAAATGGACGATTTACTTTCGAGACGCTGACAGCATCTACGGAAAATCGACTTCATTATCCCGCTTATGACATGTTTCTGAAAGAGATTGAAAA ATGTGTGAAGCATTTGCAAACACAAACGACACCAACAGGCATGGAAATGGCGGACGATGAGTTCATACTACATGTGGAAGGAACTGCAAGTTCACAAAGAGTAGTGCGCCACATCGGAGGCACAAGTTGGCCTG GTAGGCTGACGCTAACGAACTATGCCCTTTACTTTGAGGCATCTGGTGTTCTCTCTTATAAAGAGGCTATTAAGCTCGATCTTTCAAAAGACTGTGAACAAAGTGTCAAGACAGCTGCCACGGGTCCATGGGGTGCTCCTCTCTTCGACAAAGCCCTAGTTTATGAATCATCTGAATT GCAAGAAGGGGTTGTCATTGAATTTCCAGAAATAACAAGCTCAACAAGACGGGATCACTGGCTTTCTCTTGTGAAGGAAATTATGCTATTGCATAGGTTTTTACGGAAGTTCAAAATAGATTCACCATTGGAGTCGTGGGAAATGCACGCGAGGACAATACTAGGAATCATTAGGCTACATGCAGCTAGAGAAATGCTTAGGATATCACCTCCAGGCCCCAAGAACTTCCTAATTTTTGACTTGCTCGATGAATTGCCAAAGGGAGATTACGTGCTTAAAGAGCTTGCCGAGAGTTTAAAGAAAGTTGACACTAGACACCCGTGTAGTGCTAGCTCGATCTTGAGAAGCCTGAATGTCTCCCAAATGTTTGTTCCGAGTGTAGAGTTAAAAGAAATCCAAAAAGATATCAATGACGTCCCTACTTCGCCAGTACAAGTCGACCATGTTTCGTCATTGGGGAGTGCTATTGATCAGTCGAGGGAGGAAGCTAAAGAAATTCAGAAGGCTAAAGCTACGGTCGAGGATCTGAAAGACGAAGGAATCGGCAATAGTGTCCAGGTTCTTATG GGTCTGATTAAACCATTGAAGAAGTTAGTTCCATATGTTCAAGAGGCGTTTACATGGGAAAGGCCGTTATCCAGTACGATTCTTGTGGTGACGACGATGGTTGTAATTTACAA CGAGTGGGTTGGCAAGGCAATAGCAGCTCTCTTATTGGGAATTGTCGCTACGATGATATGGGCTAGACGAAGGAGAATACCAGATAAGGTTGACAGGATAGTCATCTACACTGGATCCGATCAGACAACAATGGAAAGTATAGTGTCGGCGCAACTGGGGCTGAGAAGCGTCTACGACTTGATCCGAACGTTCAATGTAACTATACTGAAAATTTGGTCAGTATTGGTTTCGAAAGCTCCAAAG CATGCAGATATGGTAATGGTAGCATTGGTCGTTGCTGCGGTGATTTTAGCCGTGGTTCCTTTTAAGTTCATTCTCATGGCGTTGACGTCGTATGGGTTTGTGGCAGCATCAAAGATAGGGAAAAACAAGCAAAATGAGAAAGGGAATAGGAGATTACAGGAGTGGTGGGACTCTATACCGGTTGTTCCTGTAGATATTGTAGACAAAATCGACCCCAATACGTAA
- the LOC107019106 gene encoding ethylene-responsive transcription factor ERF116-like, with the protein MKSKIKQDCIDENEVMEIERTIRVKISDPDATESSSDDEKQEKRPKIIVHEIVQKKVKIQSFLLNSKNPLDFYQLPPPRVRKRKYQKKGVSAKSGNPPLMVDSQNLDLTKVKTCFSIKNRSPLSLEQSSGKLPPMVRKRKSGKFATEIRDPFSKKRIWLGTFNTPEEASEVYQSKKLEFQEKLEKARNANVDKVISAKFELGSSSSSDPPLMADSQNTDSSNESVDRLKMAKNAKEKMVISAKFELGSSSSSDPSLIADSRNTDSSNESGDILKKSKNAKEKMVIFANSEPGSSSSEPILMVDEIDEQLNKAINANVEKGISSKSELGSSSSDQVDAQTSDSSNGVEESDEDLWMGQWIQISGDKEVKFSQKLGVPVVDNYGYLLGEFSKLDDLSISV; encoded by the coding sequence ATGAAATCCAAAATCAAACAAGATTgtattgatgaaaatgaagtaatggAAATTGAGAGGACAATAAGAGTGAAAATTTCAGACCCAGATGCTACAGAATCATCTTCAGATGATGAAAAACAGGAAAAAAGACCGAAGATTATTGTTCATGAGATTGTTCAGAAAAAGgtaaagattcaatcttttttaCTTAATAGCAAAAACCCATTAGATTTTTATCAATTGCCTCCTCCTAGGGTtcgaaaaagaaaatatcagAAGAAGGGTGTTTCTGCAAAATCTGGAAATCCGCCATTAATGGTGGATTCTCAGAACTTGGATTTAACGAAGGTAAAGACttgtttttcaataaaaaacaGAAGCCCTTTGAGTCTTGAGCAATCTTCTGGTAAATTACCTCCTATGGTTCGAAAgagaaaatctggaaaatttgcTACTGAAATTAGAGACCCATTTAGCAAGAAAAGGATTTGGTTGGGTACTTTTAATACTCCTGAAGAAGCTTCTGAGGTTTATCAATCTAAGAAACTTGAGTTTCAGGAGAAGTTGGAAAAGGCTAGAAATGCAAATGTAGATAAGGTTATTTCTGCAAAATTTGAACTTGGGTCTTCTTCTTCGAGTGATCCGCCATTAATGGCTGATTCTCAGAACACAGATTCATCTAATGAGTCAGTTGATAGATTGAAGATGGCTAAAAATGCAAAAGAGAAAATGGTTATTTCTGCAAAATTTGAACTTGGTTCTTCTTCATCGAGTGATCCGTCATTAATTGCTGATTCTCGAAACACAGATTCATCAAATGAGTCAGGTGATATATTGAAGAAGTCcaaaaatgcaaaagaaaaaatggtTATTTTTGCAAACTCTGAACCTGGTTCTTCTTCTAGTGAGCCAATATTAATGGTGGATGAGATTGATGAGCAATTGAATAAGGCTATAAATGCAAATGTGGAAAAGGGTATTTCTTCAAAATCTGAACTTGGTTCTTCTTCTAGTGATCAAGTTGATGCACAAACCTCGGATTCATCGAATGGGGTTGAAGAAAGTGATGAAGATTTGTGGATGGGGCAATGGATACAAATTTCAGGTGATAAAGAAGTTAAATTTTCGCAGAAATTGGGCGTTCCTGTTGTTGACAATTACGGTTATTTGTTAGGTGAATTTAGCAAATTGGATGATCTTAGTATTTCTGTTTGA
- the LOC107020566 gene encoding glutamine--tRNA ligase, whose protein sequence is MVKEDSNVLDLFLKIGLDEKTAKNTLANNKVTTNLTAVIHEAAVTDGCDRAVGNLLYTVATKFPANALNHRPTLLQYIVSTKIKTPVQLEAAFAFLASTASENLKVHDFEEACGVGVEVSKDDIERAVREVFEEKKTNILEQRYRINVGELFGHVRKKLPWADPKVVKEVVDLELYKLLGERTAADNEKPVKKKKEKPAKTEDKAKVEETSAPKQSEEELNPYLIFPTPEENYKVHTEVYFSDRPVLRACNSKELLEKHLKVTGGKVLTRFPPEPNGFLHIGHAKAMFVDFGLAKERGGGCYLRFDDTNPEAEKKEYIDHIKEIVGWMGWEPFKITYTSDYFQDLYELAVELIRRGHAYVDHQTADEVKEYREKKMNSPWRDRPIEESLRLFDEMKKGMIDEGKATLRMKQDMQNDNFNMYDLIAYRIKFTPHPHAGDKWCIYPSYDYAHCIVDSLENITHSLCTLEFETRRASYYWLLDALSLYQPFVWEYSRLNVSNTVMSKRKLNRLVTENWVDGWDDPRLMTLAGLRRRGVTSTAINAFVRGIGITRSDSSMIQLSRLEYHIREELNRTAARTLVVLNPLKVVITNLEAGLVMDLDAKKWPEAPADDASSFYKVPFSRVVYIERTDFRLKDSKDYYGLAPGKSVLLRYAYPIKCTDVILADDKETVLEIRAEYDPSKTIKPKGVLHWVAEPSPGADPLKVEVRLFDRLFRSENPAELDDWLGDLSPESKVVIQNAYAVPSVSKATLGDRFQFERLGYFTVDKDSTSEKLVFNRTVTLRDNYAKGGK, encoded by the exons ATGGTGAAGGAGGATAGCAATGTTTTGGACCTGTTCTTGAAAATTGGGTTGGATGAAAAAACTGCTAAAAATACTTTGGCAAACAATAAAGTCACCACTAATCTCACTGCTGTTATTCACGAG GCAGCTGTGACAGATGGTTGTGACCGAGCTGTGGGCAACCTGTTGTATACG GTTGCTACAAAGTTTCCAGCCAATGCACTTAACCATCGGCCCACATTGCTTCAGTACATTGTATCTACAAAG ATTAAAACCCCTGTGCAGTTAGAAGCTGCATTTGCCTTTCTTGCTTCAACCGCCTCTGAAAATCTGAAGGTCCATGATTTTGAAGAGGCTTGTGGTGTTG GAGTTGAGGTATCCAAGGATGATATTGAACGTGCTGTCAGGGAGGTCTTTGAAGAGAAGAAGACCAATATACTAGAACAGCGTTATAGAATCAATG TTGGTGAACTCTTTGGTCATGTGCGGAAGAAGTTGCCGTGGGCAGATCCGAAAGTGGTCAAG GAAGTAGTTGATCTGGAGCTGTATAAATTACTTGGGGAAAGAACTGCCGCAGATAATGAAAAGCCtgttaaaaagaagaaagagaagccTGCAAAAACTGAG GATAAAGCAAAAGTTGAGGAGACCTCTGCACCTAAGCAGTCCGAAGAAGAACTAAACCCATACTTGATCTTCCCCACACCGGAGGAAAATTATAAG GTGCATACAGAAGTATATTTCAGTGACCGGCCTGTGCTTCGAGCGTGTAATTCCAAAGAACTACTTGAAAAGCATTTGAAAGTGACTGGAGGAAAAGTTCTGACGCGCTTTCCACCTGAACCTAATGGATTCTTACACATTGGACATGCGAAG GCTATGTTTGTGGACTTTGGTCTGGCAAAAGAAAGAGGTGGTGGCTGTTACTTGAG GTTTGATGATACCAACCCTGAAGCTGAGAAGAAAGAGTACATCGATCATATCAAAGAAATTGTTGGGTGGATGGGATGGGAGCCTTTCAAG ATCACTTACACTAGTGATTATTTCCAAGACCTTTATGAGCTGGCGGTAGAGTTGATAAGAAGAGGCCATGCATATGTTGACCACCAG ACAGCTGACGAGGTAAAAGAATATCGGGAGAAGAAGATGAACAGCCCTTGGAGAGATAGGCCTATAGAAGAGTCCTTAAGATTGTTTGATGAAATGAAGAAGGGGATGATTGATGAAGGCAAAGCGACATTGAGGATGAAACAGGACATGCAGAATGACAATTTCAATATGTATGACCTCATTGCATACCGTATCAAG TTCACTCCTCATCCGCATGCAGGGGATAAATGGTGCATCTACCCAAGTTATGATTACGCCCATTGCATTGTTGATTCTTTGGAAAATATCACTCATTCG CTTTGCACCCTGGAGTTTGAAACCCGCCGTGCATCATATTACTGGTTGTTGGATGCCTTAAGCCTTTACCAGCCTTTTGTTTGGGAATACTCACGGTTGAATGTGTCCAACACTGTGATGTCAAAGCGTAAA TTGAACCGTCTTGTAACAGAGAACTGGGTTGATGGCTGGGATGATCCTCGTCTTATGACATTAGCAGGATTGCGACGTAGAGGGGTAACTTCGACAGCAATAAATGCTTTTGTTCGTGGGATTGGAATAACTAGAAG TGACTCTAGTATGATACAGCTAAGTCGCCTGGAATACCATATAAGAGAAGAACTAAATAGAACAGCTGCTCGGACACTAGTTGTGCTAAATCCCCTTAAG GTTGTCATCACAAACCTTGAAGCTGGATTAGTAATGGATCTAGATGCGAAGAAATGGCCTGAAGCACCAGCAGATGACGCTTCGTCGTTTTATAAG GTCCCCTTTTCTAGAGTTGTGTACATCGAACGTACAGATTTTCGTTTGAAAGATTCTAAAGATTATTATGGTCTTGCTCCTGGAAAATCTGTCCTATTGAG GTATGCATACCCTATCAAGTGTACAGATGTAATTCTTGCTGATGACAAAGAGACAGTTCTTGAGATTCGGGCAGAGTATGATCCATCCAAGACTATTAAGCCTAAG GGTGTTCTTCATTGGGTTGCAGAACCTTCACCTGGGGCTGATCCACTTAAGGTGGAGGTCCGGCTATTTGACAGGCTGTTCCGCTCTGAG aatcCTGCCGAACTCGATGACTGGCTTGGTGATTTGAGCCCTGAGTCTAAAGTGGTTATACAAAATGCATATGCTGTGCCCTCAGTTAGTAAGGCTACTCTTGGAGACAGATTTCAGTTTGAAAGGCTCG GGTATTTTACTGTTGACAAGGATTCAACTTCTGAAAAACTGGTCTTTAATCGGACTGTCACTCTACGTGATAACTATGCTAAGGGTGGGAAGTGA
- the LOC107019908 gene encoding transcription factor MYB62, with translation MSNNNNNNNNNNNILSNKDELFELRRGPWTLEEDNLLIHYISTHGEGRWNALAKCAGLKRTGKSCRLRWLNYLKPDIKRGNLTPQEQLLILELHSKWGNRWSKIAQHLPGRTDNEIKNYWRTRVQKQARQLKVDSNSKKFVEAIKNLWVPRLLEKMEQCSSSSSIEKKLPNLPLTNNNQEPCTKHNKSHDIANNNNTTWGSLENSLDSMNVFNENMNSIHQDDECYHVGSFIQQPEHLTYQEMSISECEVAEADWLNDEGSLWNMDEFWQFKKLGDVDI, from the exons atgagtaataataataataataataataataataataatattttatcaaataaagatGAATTATTTGAGCTAAGAAGAGGTCCATGGACTCTTGAAGAAGATAATCTTCttattcattatatttctaCTCATGGTGAAGGTCGTTGGAATGCCTTAGCAAAATGTGCtg gATTGAAAAGAACAGGAAAAAGTTGTAGATTAAGGTGGCTGAATTATTTAAAACCAGATATTAAACGTGGAAATCTCACTCCACAAGAACAACTTTTAATTCTTGAACTTCACTCCAAATGGGGAAATAG GTGGTCAAAGATTGCTCAGCATTTACCGGGAAGAACGGATAATGAAATCAAGAATTATTGGAGAACGAGGGTACAAAAACAAGCAAGACAACTTAAAGTTGATTCAAATAGCAAGAAGTTTGTTGAAGCAATCAAGAATCTATGGGTACCAAGATTACTTGAAAAAATGGAACAAtgttcttcatcatcatcaattgaaaaaaaacttCCTAATTTACCCTTGAccaacaataatcaagaacctTGTACAAAACACAACAAATCCCATGATATTGCTAACAACAATAACACAACATGGGGTTCACTAGAAAATTCATTAGATTCAATGAATGTgtttaatgaaaatatgaattcaattcatcaagatgatgaATGTTACCATGTGGGAAGTTTCATTCAGCAGCCAGAGCATTTAACATATCAAGAAATGTCAATTTCAGAATGTGAGGTGGCAGAAGCTGATTGGTTGAATGATGAAGGATCATTGTGGAATATGGATGAATTTTGGCAATTCAAAAAGCTAGGAGATGTAGACATCTAG